CTCCGCAATGTCGCCGCCGAAGTCCCGCAGCGGGACCGCTACACCGCGTTCTGGGACCGGAACCGGAACGACACGATCGACCCCGGCGAGTTCTCGTCGCTCGACCACATCCTCCTCTCCCCTCGCCTCTACGACGCGCTGCGCACCGTCACCTTCGCGCACATCCACGACCCGCGCTTCGTCTCCGACCACTTCCCCATCGTCGTCACGCTCGACCTCGCGGGCGGGCTTGGGACGCGCTGAGCACGCACCCTAGCCTGCCGGTTCGACGCGCGCCGCTCTGAACGGCCGGGCAGGGAGCGACGCGCAGGCACGGCTCGGGACGATTTAGTGCCGCCGCCGTGGGGAGTGGGACCCATCGCGGCGCGGGATCATTTAACCCGTCCCATCTCTTCTCTCGCAGCCTGCCCCTCCCCCTATGGCCAACCCTCCCAACACGACCTCCCAACCGGACGACCTCTGGGCCCGCGCGATTGACGGGGACCGAGACGCGTTCGAAGAAGCCATCGCTCCGCACCACGACACGCTGATGGAGGCCGCGCGCCGCAAGGTCGCCGCGCGCATCGACGCGGGCGAGCTCCGCGAGGGCGCCCTCACCCCGGAGGAGCTCGTCGGCGAGACGATGATCCGCGCGTTCGACCACCGCGAGAACTTCGAGCCCGACCAGATGAGCTTCCGCGCGTGGCTCGTCGGCATCCAGTACCGGACGCTGAACCGGCTCATCCGCGACGAGCACAGCTACGACGACCAGAAGGCGCTCTCGCTCGACGCCGAGGTCCCGACGAACGACGACTACGACGCCGTCGAGGAGAGCTTCTACGAGTTCCGCCAGCCCTTCGACGTGACGACCTACGCCGAGATGATCCCGAGCCGGCAGCCGGGTGACGTCGAGATCGACCCGCGCAACCAGGCGCTCACGCAGCAGGAGCGGGACTACCTCGACGCCAGCGGGCTCCCCCCCGAGCACCGCCACCTCGTCGAGTTCCACGACGAGTTCGAGCTCTCGCTCTCCGAGGTCGCGCAGATCATGGAGTACTCGCTGCGCGACACGGCCGAGGCCCTCGGCGAAGCCCGCATGCACGTCCGCCACTACATCGGCTCGACGGACGTGGACGACGTGGCCGAAGACGAGCCCATCGACAGCTACACCGGCGAGCCCATCCGCCAGAACCCGTCCTACCCCGACACCTCCACTGACTCCGACAACGACACCGCGACCCGAGCATGAGCAACGCCCTGACCCCCGAACTCCGCGACTCCCTCATCGCTGAACTCGAAGAGCGCACGACCTCCCCCGGCTTCCACTACCTCGACGCCGCCCACCTCACCGAACTCGCCGCGATCGAGAGCGCGGAGGCCCCCGTGCTCTCCTTCTTTATGGAGCTCACGCCGGAGATGCGGGTGAACGACTCGTGGACGATCACGTTCAAAGA
This sequence is a window from Rhodothermales bacterium. Protein-coding genes within it:
- a CDS encoding RNA polymerase sigma factor produces the protein MANPPNTTSQPDDLWARAIDGDRDAFEEAIAPHHDTLMEAARRKVAARIDAGELREGALTPEELVGETMIRAFDHRENFEPDQMSFRAWLVGIQYRTLNRLIRDEHSYDDQKALSLDAEVPTNDDYDAVEESFYEFRQPFDVTTYAEMIPSRQPGDVEIDPRNQALTQQERDYLDASGLPPEHRHLVEFHDEFELSLSEVAQIMEYSLRDTAEALGEARMHVRHYIGSTDVDDVAEDEPIDSYTGEPIRQNPSYPDTSTDSDNDTATRA